CTTGAAAAAGATGAGAAAAAAAGAAAAGAACTCATCCAAAACGCACTTGCACGAGTAAATGAGCAAGAACTCCGCGCACGTAAAAGACATAAAAATTATCTTACGGTAAAAGAAGCGAAAAAGCAAAATGCGCGAATTAGCAAAGAGTTTGAAAATCTTCGCGAAAGAATTGCACTTACACAAAAAGAGCTTATTGACCTTGAACACTCAAGTGTTACAAAAAAAGAGTATGGAAAACACGTTGATTCCGCCAAAAAAGATATTGATAGACTTAAAAAAGAACTCGTGCATTTACAAAGAGAACTTGCTTTCGAAGGAAAGGAGTTGCGCTCAACACTCAAAAAACAAGAAAAAGCATTGCTCTCAAAAATTAAAAAAGAATACTTGCACATTGATCAAGCAGAAGCACTCGTTGAGGATATCAACAAGGAGTTTACAACCACGCAAGATCAGTTCAAACAATCATTTTCTCGAATAAGTGATATAGAAGATGCTCTCAAAGAGCAAAAGAAATCTCACTCCGTATCACGTAAGGAGCAAGAAGCACTAAAAAAGCAACTTGCAAAAGCCCTGGATGGTATTTCAGCATTACAAGAAGAAGTAAAATCGCTAAAAGTGAATTTTGTCTCTCAGACGCGATTTCAAAAAACACTCAAATACTTCAAGAAATACATAAAAGAGCTTGAAAAAGAAGCAGTTGAAGAAGATCGATTCAACCAACTCTTCAAGGAAGTACGCAACCTCAAAAAAGAAGGTTTCAGGAAGGCATCAATCACCCACCGAACGAAAAAAGAAGTCGGTGCATTGGTGGACTCAACAACCACTAAAAAGAAATCTTCTCTTAATAAGGAATTCAAAAATCTCTTCAAACGTAAAATCCGCGAGAATGCAAACACTTCGCTTGCTACTAGGGTGTTCCGTCTTGCGAATATTCTCATTTTTTTGGCATTTGCTCTTCTCATCGCGTCAATAGCTCTTTTCTTTGCAGGAAAAATAATACTCACAGACAGATTCGCACTTATTTCTGTGATCTGTTTTGTTGTGGGTATTCTTCTGCGCCTGTTCACCATTGGAAAAGTGCAAAAGAGTAAGGCACAAAAGTAATTTGCACGAAAGTAATTTTGACGCATGTAGATTGCTAGACTTCTTTTGCAAGTGATAGTTGCGTTCTTGGAAGAATGTGCCACCTGTAGATTCTGCCCTCTGTAGAATATGCCATCTGCACGGATAATTCATGATTCAAGTCCAAAGATACTTTTATAAACTGCTGTTAATCGTATTAACCGCATGGATGGCTTTGAAAAAGGGGTGTTGGTAAAGTTCTCAACAAGACAACTTTCTCCAACTCAAAGGGTGAAATTCCACTATGCATTCAAAGGAAGAAATGGCTCAACAGGAATTCTTGACACGCTAAACGCGCAGCACATCGCCCCAAGCGTAGTTATCATTCCTTCGGATCACTATTCGCAGCTCAAGGAATTCTTCACTTATTGGAATATAGATTATCAGTCAAAAGTGATTTACCACTCAAATGACCGGGAGGAGCCGCATGAAGCGTAACCAGAACTCCCTAATAGTGGCACTAAAGTCTCCGTTGATCTTCAGTTTTGTTCTTGTCTTTATCTTCTTTGTTCTTCTTCGCATCTATACTCTAACTGTTGGTGTTCCAGTAGATGCCTCGGAAGCGTTCACAGTAATCTCCATAGCAGACGCGCAAAACACGCCTCAAAACATAACTCTTGACGTACGCAGGAAGACTACTTTTATCGGTGAAGATGTAAAACAAGTGCGCATAACGACTCGGAACTCATCAATAAAAGAAATTCTCTTTGAAGACGTGAGAGGTGACTCACTCAAACTAGGAGTGCAGGAACTAAACCCCCAAGAGCAAAAACCTCTCTTCGTTCAGGCATACGCTCTTGACCCCGAGAGTGTCAACTTTACCAAAGCAAAGGTAAAAGCGGTAGCTAAGGGAAGATCTCTCTTTAAATGTGTGGAGTGGAATTTTGAAGAAGAACGCTGTGAAGGCAAATGGAAAAAAGTACGCGGAGTAGAACTTGAACCCGGTGAGGAATATGAATTTGAACTCACTCCTGAAGACCCTGGTTTTGGAGAAAGCATTGCACCAGTAGATGTTCTTGATAAAGAGGATTACCTCGTTGATGCAGATCAGCGCATAGTGGCGCATAAAAAGAACAAAGACCTCATAGATGTCATAATCCAACCGAAGAATAACTTTAATGGGTATATCCAACTCGTCAAGTATTTCAAGAAGTCTTCAGGCGCTTCAAGAGAGTTGTTTATAGAACCCGTCCCCGTATCAAAAGATGACCTGCGCGATGGTTGGACAAACATGTTCAGCATAAATGGCGTTGCACTTAATGCAACAAATTTGAGGATTCTTTCTAGAACTCCTGCGAAAAGCATCTTCATGTGTGAGTCCTGGGAGTTTCAATCTCAACGATGTAACGGGCGTTGGAAGAAAATTGCAACGGTTGAAAAGGAGATCTACAATGTTTCCCTGCAACCAACTGTGGCTGGGTTTGCAACAAGCGTGAAACCCGTTGATATCCTTGATCGTCAAAACTACTTACTGCCTAACGACATCGTTACGTTAAGAAAACATCAAGGCGCATCCGATGTGCTCGTAACACTCAAAGATCCTACGAGTAAAATCACAAACATAACTATCCACGCATTAAATGAAACCTCAACATTTCACGAACTCAATATAGATCTTAACATTGCAAATTCTCGTATCCTTAAAACTCCTGGTGTCTCTCAAGTATATGCGATTAATCCAGAACATCTTTCCTTTGATAATCTTACTGTAAAAATCTCTCCAAACCATGCAGGAAAACAACTCTATAAGTGTGCTTCTTGGAACTTCTCAACACAGGAATGTGTGGTAACTCGTACGTGTTCAAAGGAAACTGATGAGCGGGGAAATCCTTATTGTACTGTTACAGGAGGCTGGGTGAAAGTAGCGGACCTAGAAGAGCGCGAAGGATATGCTTTAACACTTAACGCAACTGACCCTGCCTACGCAGAATACTCCAACGCGTTTACTGCTCCGTATTGTGCAAACGGTGAGTCTCCTTGCAGTGCAAACAGCTCATTATTACAGTCAAGAGATTCTCTTACAACGCCTGAACCAAATCAACCAAACACCATTGATACCTGTACTGACGGAACTTCAGGAACATACCTCACAGACGAATCTGTTGAGAACATTACCATCACCAGTCTCAATAACTCACATTTCAGACCTGGAGACACCATTCAGGTTGAAGCATGGGTGAACTGCTACTCAAACCCGGCTGATGATTTCATTGGACTTGTCTACACAAGCAACGCAAACACTCCTTCGTGGTCTGTAAAGCAAACATTATCCTGTCCTGCGGGTGGTTTGACCAAGATCACCTTCAACAACCTAACGCTAGACTCAGTTGAAGGAAATCACTCAGTAAGAGTGTGGGTCCAATATAATCCAGGGGGTGTGCAAAGCGAGACCTGCTCAGATTCTTCTGGAGGATCTGGGACCTATGATGATAATGATGATGTAGTCTTTCTTGTAAAAAATGCTCCTGACCCCGCTCCTGCTCAAGTAATTTTTGGAGAGACGGGAGAAGTTACTCTTGGCAACTTCGCATCAACACTTGTCAAGTTCAATCAGACCTATTCCACAACACCGCTCATTTTCGCAACACCTGTAACACAGAACGCAGGACCTACAGATGATGACAGCGCGCTCATCCCACTTATCTATTCCATCAACACCACACATATGAATATCACTATTTGTCAGGATAACGGAGCTACTACGTGTGATCCCACCGTGGTTAATGAAACGTTGCACTACTTCGTTTTTGACCCTTCAAAACCATACCCTGAGTGGATGGAGGTAGGAACAGTAATTGCTTCAACCAATGGCGCAGATACGCCTATTACGTTTTCCAAGACCTTCAACAACACCCCTTATGTATTTACTCAAGCACAGACATATAATCAGGGAGGATCAAACATAGCACCAGTAGCCTGGGTTGATGATATTACCACAACAGGTGCAAATATTATTGGCTGTACACATCAAGGAACAGGCAATAATTGTGATACGTCAAATCCTTCCGAGACCTTTGCGTACCTTGCAATTGATGTACTCAATGCGAACTTCTCAAAAGCAGTCAATTTCCAATACGGCTCAGAGGATATCAGCAATAGTGCTTGGACTCCCATTACCTGGACTGCAAATTACACAAATGTGCGAATGATGGTCACCCAAAACGACGATGATGGAAATCAAGACCCGCAATATGCTTGGGCGCGTGATGTTAACACAACAACACCTGATATCCGGTATTGTGAACAAGACGGCGCAGATGATTGTGATACGCACACTTCTGAATTCGTGATGTGGTTCACAATGGAACAAGGACTCATCTCCATTGGCGAGCCAGTCACACAGCCCATTGAGGTAGTTGATGAATCTGGAAGTAGCGTAGCAGTAAATGCAACCATCACAAACCAGTCTGGTGAGTTGCAGAACATCACTGCAATACCACTCAATGAGACGAGTGTCCAAGAAATCGTTATTATTAATCACAACGTGTCAACAGGGCAAAGCATGCTTAGACTAACCAATATCACCAATGATTCAGAATCTCTTGAGAATACGTGGGCGCTTGACCCAACAGGACTGGACTTTGAATACATCAACGTCACCTTCACCGCGCAAGGAAATAATCTCTTCAAATGTACTGATTTCAATTTCACCTCACAAACCTGTCTTGATGACGACAATTACACTCTTATTCTCACCAACATGACACCAGGACAAAATTACACCATCACTCTTCTTCCAGGAGACCCAGGATTTGGAGAGACAATTACAGGTCCTGCAAATATTAGTGATGCACGCTTTAGAAGCGGATCACAATCATCCACGAATTATGGTTCAACAAGTCAACTCAGAGCGGGGTATAGAAACAATAATAACATTCACCGATCAATTATCTCTTTTGATCTCTCCCACATTCCGCCCAACGTTACTATTACAAACGCAGAGCTTGGTTTATACTTTTATTCCATTCCCACAGGAGACGATACTGCAACGAAGTTCAACTACTCCCTCCACCGCGTACAACAAAACCCTGCAAGAAACTGGACTGAGCTTAACGTTACGTGGGACACGTATGACGGTGTTAATTCCTGGACGAATGCAGGAGGTGATTTCATTGCAACACCAACCGACACTGTTGCTCTTAACGGCTCCGATCTTAACACCTTTGCAAAGTGGAACGTAACCGCAGATGTCATCGCGTTCTACAATAATCTTTCAACTAATTTTGGTTGGATTCTCAAAGAGGATACTGATCTTGACGGCCCCCGGTCAAGAAAAAATTTCCGCTCAAAAGACTGGAGCACTGCAAGCGAGCAACCCTACCTTATCATTAACTACACGGACCTGCAAGTTCCCAGTGTCACCAACGTGCAGCCTCAGAACACGACACATGCAACAAAAGATATCGTTCCTATCAACGCGACAGTAACAGATAACGTTGGTGTTGATACTGTTATAGCACAGGTAAAAGTTCCCAAATTCAACACGTATTAC
Above is a window of Candidatus Woesearchaeota archaeon DNA encoding:
- a CDS encoding DNRLRE domain-containing protein, which gives rise to MTGRSRMKRNQNSLIVALKSPLIFSFVLVFIFFVLLRIYTLTVGVPVDASEAFTVISIADAQNTPQNITLDVRRKTTFIGEDVKQVRITTRNSSIKEILFEDVRGDSLKLGVQELNPQEQKPLFVQAYALDPESVNFTKAKVKAVAKGRSLFKCVEWNFEEERCEGKWKKVRGVELEPGEEYEFELTPEDPGFGESIAPVDVLDKEDYLVDADQRIVAHKKNKDLIDVIIQPKNNFNGYIQLVKYFKKSSGASRELFIEPVPVSKDDLRDGWTNMFSINGVALNATNLRILSRTPAKSIFMCESWEFQSQRCNGRWKKIATVEKEIYNVSLQPTVAGFATSVKPVDILDRQNYLLPNDIVTLRKHQGASDVLVTLKDPTSKITNITIHALNETSTFHELNIDLNIANSRILKTPGVSQVYAINPEHLSFDNLTVKISPNHAGKQLYKCASWNFSTQECVVTRTCSKETDERGNPYCTVTGGWVKVADLEEREGYALTLNATDPAYAEYSNAFTAPYCANGESPCSANSSLLQSRDSLTTPEPNQPNTIDTCTDGTSGTYLTDESVENITITSLNNSHFRPGDTIQVEAWVNCYSNPADDFIGLVYTSNANTPSWSVKQTLSCPAGGLTKITFNNLTLDSVEGNHSVRVWVQYNPGGVQSETCSDSSGGSGTYDDNDDVVFLVKNAPDPAPAQVIFGETGEVTLGNFASTLVKFNQTYSTTPLIFATPVTQNAGPTDDDSALIPLIYSINTTHMNITICQDNGATTCDPTVVNETLHYFVFDPSKPYPEWMEVGTVIASTNGADTPITFSKTFNNTPYVFTQAQTYNQGGSNIAPVAWVDDITTTGANIIGCTHQGTGNNCDTSNPSETFAYLAIDVLNANFSKAVNFQYGSEDISNSAWTPITWTANYTNVRMMVTQNDDDGNQDPQYAWARDVNTTTPDIRYCEQDGADDCDTHTSEFVMWFTMEQGLISIGEPVTQPIEVVDESGSSVAVNATITNQSGELQNITAIPLNETSVQEIVIINHNVSTGQSMLRLTNITNDSESLENTWALDPTGLDFEYINVTFTAQGNNLFKCTDFNFTSQTCLDDDNYTLILTNMTPGQNYTITLLPGDPGFGETITGPANISDARFRSGSQSSTNYGSTSQLRAGYRNNNNIHRSIISFDLSHIPPNVTITNAELGLYFYSIPTGDDTATKFNYSLHRVQQNPARNWTELNVTWDTYDGVNSWTNAGGDFIATPTDTVALNGSDLNTFAKWNVTADVIAFYNNLSTNFGWILKEDTDLDGPRSRKNFRSKDWSTASEQPYLIINYTDLQVPSVTNVQPQNTTHATKDIVPINATVTDNVGVDTVIAQVKVPKFNTYYNITMTDPDGDNVYEANFSQTWWQGDYEITIFANDTGNLRNDTQKGMFKIPVRSGFPTGDVNDGRMIAVIGTGYSTRVTTNASIFIVVPGSDPVVNISILDGDFGGVFDAGTGGTTTYTLYADKDINGTKLFPLISHSSADFTDNTLETFYAASQSPNALNSDGDYYYRLDFSFDNQAASAVNLFKLITQGKTTIFSPLTGFQFIATDEDAIFGSVNTTYLEQGDYFEFFINVPPGESNLTFLDDDADYSADASSPGAPSTPFIYYELYYPNGTLIGNNTDPSGNTLDEENFTFNIDGSGGLYRWIWYNVNNQTTSFGPNNIYTKVPFLLLTTNAFYNGDLNVFKTDVDVNGGLFFANDTVFYNISINNPVAETAPNVTLYDPIPAYAKYVPESIVYQGVHLTDAADGDAGDFNVTVPNAVFINISNITGFDTVYASFNVTLLQGPENLTEVKNQATVNFSTNGSQVSDDPDTILLADETGSEVDFKPPSVFDLKPNQTFFNQTTTVNISAKVIDVHNISTVIATVTYPNLTTVNLTMAENNQGNYSVFFNVSIVGIYTYRIFANDTYKNINYTQTNFFIVNDSIGPNITAIVDAPDPVDGGSPITIRANVSDENSIVTSVICEIDYNNGTLNNFSMTFVSGTLDNGTWELNFSDQVLPGVHNYTIYASDGFGNNATPVTGNFTVNPTVSISLLQYPIDFGNTTAGDVNRPADNGTGGNGYEGGLVKGFPLIVVNEGNVNANVSIKGTDLVGVTNASYVINVTRVSFANTSNVSLSQPLNYTFTPALTNISALFGQKDLFFWISPVGPLSRQSYQGTVTLVAVQT